One Pseudomonas sp. Bout1 genomic window carries:
- the yejK gene encoding nucleoid-associated protein YejK, with translation MPIRHIIVHQIDKKPDGTPAVLHARDSELGVSPPIDNMLADLNESYNAKQGKAWGLFHAESGAYPFSRWLKEYIEGGQDFTSFTHAAVEHLQKLMEESNLSTGGHVLFAHYQQGMTDYMAIALLHHSDGVAVTDALDVTPAKHLDLGQLHLAARINISEWQNNKQSKQYISFIKGKNGRKVSDYFRDFIGCQEGVDAPGETRTLLKAFSDFVESEDLPEEQAREKTNTLVGYATSQAKLGEPMTLEELSGLIDEDRPKAFYDHIRNRDYGLSPEIPADKRTLNQFRRFTGRAEGLSISFEAHLLGSKIDYDENAGTLTIRNLPTQLRDQLKRG, from the coding sequence ATGCCAATCCGTCACATCATCGTTCATCAGATCGACAAAAAACCTGATGGTACTCCAGCCGTCCTGCACGCCCGCGACAGCGAGCTGGGTGTGTCGCCACCCATCGACAACATGCTCGCCGATCTAAACGAGAGCTACAACGCAAAGCAGGGCAAGGCCTGGGGGCTCTTCCATGCGGAGTCCGGCGCTTATCCCTTCAGCCGATGGCTGAAGGAGTACATCGAGGGCGGCCAGGACTTCACATCTTTCACTCACGCTGCCGTAGAGCACCTGCAAAAGCTGATGGAAGAATCGAACCTCTCCACCGGCGGCCACGTCCTGTTCGCCCACTATCAGCAAGGCATGACCGACTACATGGCCATCGCCCTGCTGCACCACAGCGACGGCGTGGCGGTGACCGACGCCCTGGACGTGACCCCAGCCAAGCACCTGGATCTCGGCCAACTGCACCTGGCAGCGCGCATCAACATCAGCGAGTGGCAGAACAACAAGCAGTCCAAACAGTACATTTCGTTCATCAAGGGCAAGAACGGTCGAAAGGTCTCCGACTACTTCCGTGATTTCATCGGTTGCCAGGAGGGTGTAGACGCCCCCGGTGAAACCCGCACCTTGCTCAAGGCATTCAGCGATTTCGTCGAGAGCGAGGATCTGCCCGAGGAGCAGGCGCGGGAGAAGACCAATACTCTGGTTGGCTACGCGACCAGCCAGGCGAAGTTGGGCGAGCCGATGACGCTGGAGGAGCTGTCCGGGCTGATCGATGAAGATCGACCAAAGGCGTTCTACGATCACATCCGCAACCGCGACTACGGACTGTCACCTGAGATCCCAGCGGATAAACGCACCCTGAACCAATTCCGCCGCTTCACCGGCCGCGCCGAAGGTCTGTCGATCAGCTTCGAGGCCCACCTGCTGGGCTCCAAGATCGACTACGACGAGAATGCCGGCACGCTGACTATTCGCAATCTACCCACTCAGTTGCGTGATCAACTCAAGCGCGGCTAA
- the sppA gene encoding signal peptide peptidase SppA encodes MDQSLEVLERTLQASIKEQRSARRWKNFFRLATLGIVVTAFVVGGRADLDGVGADVPVTAKIKVRGVIADGEEASAENLKRSLGKAFESENTKAVILEINSPGGSPVQAGHVYDEVRRLRALHPDTKVYAVITDLGASGGYYIASAADEIFADKASLVGSIGVTAASFGYVELMQKLGVERRSYTSGEHKAFLDQFQPQNQEETKFWEGVLKTTHNQFIRSVEAGRGERLKAKENPDLYSGLIWTGEQAVGLGLVDRLGDSDYVAREVVGVSKIVDFTRKQNPLDRFASKIGASVAEHLSLRLGFDGLSLR; translated from the coding sequence ATGGATCAAAGCCTTGAAGTCTTGGAGCGAACGCTGCAAGCAAGCATCAAAGAGCAGCGCTCAGCACGTCGCTGGAAGAATTTTTTCCGTCTCGCGACTCTTGGGATCGTCGTGACTGCCTTTGTGGTCGGCGGAAGGGCAGACCTTGATGGCGTTGGGGCCGATGTGCCGGTAACAGCAAAAATCAAGGTGAGGGGAGTGATTGCGGATGGGGAGGAAGCGAGCGCTGAGAACCTGAAGCGTAGCCTCGGCAAGGCCTTTGAAAGTGAGAATACGAAAGCTGTGATTTTGGAAATCAACAGCCCAGGCGGTAGTCCCGTCCAAGCAGGCCATGTTTACGACGAAGTTCGCCGCTTGCGTGCACTGCATCCAGACACGAAGGTTTATGCCGTCATCACAGATCTGGGGGCCTCCGGTGGCTATTACATTGCCAGCGCAGCCGATGAGATATTTGCGGACAAGGCCAGTTTGGTCGGATCGATCGGTGTAACCGCGGCGAGCTTTGGTTACGTCGAGCTCATGCAAAAGCTTGGGGTCGAACGCCGCTCCTATACGTCCGGCGAACACAAGGCCTTCCTCGATCAATTCCAGCCTCAAAATCAAGAGGAGACGAAGTTCTGGGAAGGGGTGCTCAAAACAACCCACAACCAATTCATTCGCTCGGTTGAGGCTGGGCGGGGAGAGCGTTTGAAAGCGAAGGAGAATCCCGACCTATACTCGGGGCTGATATGGACTGGTGAGCAAGCGGTAGGACTGGGGCTGGTTGATCGCCTGGGTGATTCTGACTACGTGGCTCGTGAAGTCGTAGGTGTGAGCAAGATCGTTGACTTCACCCGCAAACAGAATCCCCTGGATCGCTTTGCCAGCAAGATCGGCGCTTCGGTTGCCGAACACCTCTCATTGCGGCTTGGGTTCGACGGCCTGAGCTTGCGCTAA